A part of Streptomyces sp. NBC_00557 genomic DNA contains:
- a CDS encoding glycosyltransferase family 87 protein: MPSAEMTPASRYEPEPVRPATAEPVRPTSEDEIARAGSELIGGPLGRRALLGTSWWTPVRVVALVAIGMFALGLVQKAPCYHSAWFFGASSQYTKACYSDIPHLYQGRGFADHLVPYYDKLPDDMSGGMGYLEYPVLTGLFMEVASWLTPHSGGIQHQEQWYWFVNAGMLMVCAAVIAVCVARTHHRRPWDGLLVALAPAFMLTATINWDLLAVALTAAAMLMWSRSRPVAFGVLLGLATAAKLYPVFLLGPLLLLCWRAGKWREYAQAVGGAVIAWLAVNLPVMLSAFPGWSKFYTFSQERGVDFGSFWLIWAQNSSNPPSTGFVNAAAMVLVVLSFLGIAALAFTAPRRPRFAQLAFLIVAAFIVTNKVYSPQYVLWLVPLAVLARPKWRDFLIWQACEVAYFLGIWMYLAYTTSGDAHKGLPTHGYHWAIVLHLVGTLYLCAVVVRDILMPERDVVRRSGDDDPSGGVLDGAEDVFVLGAAAHPPRHAAHFEGAQVDWGRPASASMEDGSL, encoded by the coding sequence ATGCCCAGTGCAGAGATGACGCCTGCGAGCAGGTACGAGCCCGAGCCCGTGCGGCCCGCCACGGCAGAACCGGTGCGTCCGACCAGTGAGGACGAGATCGCCCGGGCCGGCAGCGAGCTGATCGGCGGTCCTCTGGGGCGGCGCGCGCTGCTCGGGACCTCCTGGTGGACCCCCGTACGGGTGGTGGCGCTCGTGGCGATCGGCATGTTCGCCCTCGGCCTGGTCCAGAAGGCGCCCTGCTATCACAGCGCCTGGTTCTTCGGCGCGAGCAGCCAGTACACGAAGGCCTGCTACTCCGACATTCCGCACCTCTACCAGGGCCGCGGATTCGCCGACCATCTCGTGCCGTACTACGACAAGCTGCCGGACGACATGTCCGGAGGCATGGGCTACCTCGAGTACCCGGTGCTGACCGGCCTGTTCATGGAGGTGGCGTCCTGGCTCACCCCCCACAGCGGCGGCATCCAGCACCAGGAGCAGTGGTACTGGTTCGTCAATGCCGGGATGCTGATGGTGTGCGCGGCCGTCATCGCCGTCTGCGTGGCCCGCACCCACCACCGCCGCCCCTGGGACGGCCTGCTGGTCGCCCTGGCGCCCGCCTTCATGCTCACCGCGACCATCAACTGGGACCTTCTGGCGGTGGCGCTCACGGCCGCCGCGATGCTGATGTGGTCCCGGAGCCGTCCTGTCGCCTTCGGCGTCCTCCTGGGCCTCGCCACGGCCGCCAAGCTCTATCCCGTGTTCCTGCTGGGCCCCCTGCTCCTGCTGTGCTGGCGCGCCGGCAAATGGCGGGAGTACGCACAGGCTGTGGGCGGCGCGGTGATCGCCTGGCTCGCGGTGAACCTGCCGGTGATGCTGTCCGCGTTCCCGGGGTGGTCGAAGTTCTACACGTTCAGCCAGGAGCGGGGCGTCGACTTCGGTTCGTTCTGGCTGATCTGGGCCCAGAACTCCAGCAACCCGCCGAGCACCGGCTTTGTGAACGCCGCCGCGATGGTGCTGGTGGTGCTGTCCTTCCTCGGCATCGCCGCGCTGGCCTTCACCGCGCCGCGCCGGCCGCGCTTCGCCCAGCTGGCCTTCCTGATCGTGGCGGCCTTCATCGTCACCAACAAGGTCTACTCGCCGCAGTACGTCCTGTGGCTGGTGCCGCTGGCGGTCCTCGCACGGCCCAAGTGGCGTGACTTCCTGATCTGGCAGGCGTGCGAGGTGGCGTACTTCCTCGGCATCTGGATGTACCTCGCGTACACGACCAGCGGTGACGCCCACAAGGGGCTGCCGACGCACGGCTATCACTGGGCGATCGTGCTGCACCTGGTGGGCACGCTGTACCTGTGCGCCGTCGTCGTACGGGACATCCTCATGCCGGAGCGGGACGTCGTGCGCCGCTCGGGCGACGACGACCCCTCGGGTGGGGTGCTCGACGGCGCGGAGGACGTCTTCGTGCTCGGCGCCGCAGCTCACCCGCCGCGGCACGCCGCGCACTTCGAAGGGGCCCAGGTGGACTGGGGCAGGCCGGCGTCCGCCTCCATGGAGGATGGTTCGCTCTGA
- the rplI gene encoding 50S ribosomal protein L9, with protein sequence MKIILTHEVTGLGAAGDVVDVKDGYARNYLIPRKFAIRWTKGGEKDVEQIRRARKIHEIQTIEQANQVKAQLEGVKVRLAVRSGESGRLFGSVTPADIASAIKASGGPEVDKRRIELGAPIKTLGAHETSVRLHPEVAAKVNIEVVAA encoded by the coding sequence ATGAAGATCATCCTCACCCACGAGGTCACCGGCCTCGGTGCCGCGGGCGACGTCGTCGACGTCAAGGACGGTTACGCTCGCAACTACCTGATCCCGCGGAAGTTCGCTATCCGCTGGACCAAGGGTGGCGAGAAGGACGTCGAGCAGATCCGCCGCGCCCGCAAGATCCACGAGATCCAGACCATCGAGCAGGCCAACCAGGTGAAGGCCCAGCTCGAGGGCGTCAAGGTTCGCCTGGCCGTCCGCTCCGGCGAGTCCGGCCGTCTCTTCGGTTCCGTCACCCCGGCCGACATCGCGTCCGCGATCAAGGCTTCCGGTGGCCCCGAGGTCGACAAGCGCCGCATCGAGCTCGGCGCGCCGATCAAGACCCTGGGCGCCCACGAGACGTCCGTGCGTCTGCACCCCGAGGTTGCCGCCAAGGTCAACATCGAGGTCGTCGCGGCCTGA
- a CDS encoding alanine racemase, whose amino-acid sequence MALTLYVDTARWRAHHKHVQEQFPGLVPVCKGNGYGFGHERLAEEATRLGADLLAVGTTYEAARIKDFFGGDLLVLTPYRRGEEPVPLPDRVVRSVSSVDGVYGLVGARVVIEVMSSMKRHGISEQDLPQLHQAIENVRLEGFAIHLPLDRTDGSDAVEEVIGWMDRLRAARLPLHTMFVSHLKADELARLQQQFPQTRFRARIGTRLWLGDHEATEYRGAVLDVTRVAKGDRFGYRQQKAASDGYLVVVAGGTSHGVGLEAPKALHGVMPRAKGVARAGLATVNRNLSPFVWGGKQRWFAEPPHMQVSILFVPADAPEPKVGDELVAHLRHTTTQFDRLVDR is encoded by the coding sequence ATGGCGCTCACGCTCTACGTCGACACCGCGCGCTGGCGGGCGCACCACAAGCACGTGCAGGAGCAGTTCCCGGGTCTCGTCCCGGTCTGCAAGGGCAACGGCTACGGCTTCGGGCACGAGCGGCTGGCGGAGGAGGCCACGCGACTGGGCGCGGACCTGCTCGCCGTCGGCACCACCTACGAGGCCGCGCGCATCAAGGACTTCTTCGGCGGTGACCTGCTGGTGCTGACGCCGTACCGGCGCGGCGAGGAGCCCGTGCCGCTGCCCGACCGGGTGGTGCGCTCGGTGTCGTCGGTCGACGGCGTGTACGGCCTCGTCGGCGCGCGTGTCGTCATCGAGGTGATGTCCTCGATGAAGCGCCACGGCATCAGCGAGCAGGACCTGCCCCAGCTGCACCAGGCCATAGAGAACGTCCGGCTGGAGGGCTTCGCCATCCACCTGCCGCTGGACCGCACCGACGGGTCCGACGCCGTCGAGGAGGTCATCGGCTGGATGGACCGGCTGCGCGCGGCCCGGCTGCCGCTGCACACGATGTTCGTCAGCCACCTCAAGGCCGACGAACTCGCCCGGCTCCAGCAGCAGTTCCCGCAGACCCGGTTCCGCGCCCGCATCGGCACGCGGCTGTGGCTGGGGGACCACGAGGCCACCGAGTACCGCGGCGCCGTCCTGGACGTCACACGCGTGGCCAAGGGCGACCGGTTCGGCTACCGGCAGCAGAAGGCGGCCTCCGACGGCTACCTGGTGGTCGTCGCGGGCGGTACGTCGCACGGGGTGGGCCTGGAGGCCCCGAAGGCCCTGCACGGCGTCATGCCGCGCGCCAAGGGCGTCGCACGGGCCGGCCTCGCCACGGTCAACCGGAACCTTTCTCCGTTCGTCTGGGGTGGCAAGCAGCGCTGGTTCGCCGAGCCCCCGCACATGCAGGTCTCGATCCTGTTCGTCCCCGCGGACGCTCCGGAACCGAAGGTCGGCGACGAGCTGGTGGCCCATCTGCGGCACACCACCACGCAGTTCGACCGGCTCGTGGACCGCTGA
- the dnaB gene encoding replicative DNA helicase, whose translation MSISEPLDDPWADAGPSDRLPASRRRGDGGRGRDEQHDRGRENGSWDGGGSSFERVPPQDLDAEQSVLGGMLLSKDAIADVVEILKGHDFYKPAHETIFQAILDVYAKGEPADPITIAAELTKRGEINKVGGAAYLHSLVQTVPTAANAEYYAEIVHERAVLRRLVEAGTRITQMGYAADGDVDEIVNRAQAEIYAVTEQRTSEDYLPLGDIMEGALDEIEAIGSRSGEMTGVPTGFTDFDSLTNGLHPGQMIVIAARPAMGKSTLALDFARAASIKHNLPSVIFSLEMGRNEIAMRLLSAEARVALHHMRSGTMTDEDWTRLARRMPDVSAAPLYIDDSPNLSMMEIRAKCRRLKQRNDLKLVVIDYLQLMQSGGSKRAESRQQEVSDMSRNLKLLAKELEIPVIALSQLNRGPEQRTDKKPMVSDLRESGSIEQDADMVILLHREDAYEKESPRAGEADLIVAKHRNGPTATITVAFQGHYSRFVDMAQT comes from the coding sequence GTGAGCATTTCCGAGCCCTTGGACGATCCGTGGGCCGACGCCGGACCCAGTGATCGCCTGCCGGCCTCCCGTCGACGCGGTGACGGCGGCCGGGGTCGTGACGAACAGCACGACCGGGGCCGGGAGAACGGCTCCTGGGACGGCGGTGGCTCCTCCTTCGAGCGGGTGCCGCCGCAGGACCTGGACGCCGAGCAGTCGGTGCTGGGCGGCATGCTGCTGTCCAAGGACGCCATCGCCGACGTCGTCGAGATCCTCAAGGGCCACGACTTCTACAAGCCCGCGCACGAGACGATCTTCCAGGCGATCCTGGACGTCTACGCCAAGGGCGAGCCGGCCGACCCGATCACCATCGCCGCCGAGCTCACCAAGCGCGGTGAGATCAACAAGGTCGGCGGTGCCGCGTATCTGCACAGCCTCGTCCAGACCGTGCCGACGGCGGCCAACGCCGAGTACTACGCGGAGATCGTCCACGAGCGGGCGGTCCTGCGCCGCCTGGTCGAAGCCGGTACGCGCATCACACAGATGGGATACGCGGCCGACGGCGACGTGGACGAGATCGTCAACCGCGCCCAGGCCGAGATCTACGCCGTCACCGAGCAGCGCACCAGCGAGGACTATCTGCCGCTCGGCGACATCATGGAGGGCGCCCTCGACGAGATCGAGGCGATCGGCTCGCGCAGCGGCGAGATGACCGGTGTGCCGACCGGCTTCACCGACTTCGACTCGCTGACCAACGGCCTGCACCCCGGTCAGATGATCGTCATCGCCGCCCGGCCCGCCATGGGCAAGTCGACGCTCGCACTGGATTTCGCGCGGGCCGCCTCGATCAAGCACAACCTGCCGAGCGTCATCTTCTCCCTCGAGATGGGCCGCAACGAGATCGCCATGCGTCTGCTGTCCGCCGAGGCCCGGGTCGCCCTGCACCACATGCGGTCCGGCACGATGACCGACGAGGACTGGACACGGCTCGCCCGCCGCATGCCGGACGTCTCGGCCGCCCCCCTGTACATCGACGACTCTCCCAACCTGTCGATGATGGAGATCCGCGCCAAGTGCCGGCGACTGAAGCAGCGCAACGACCTGAAGCTGGTCGTCATCGACTACCTCCAGCTGATGCAGTCCGGCGGCTCCAAGCGCGCCGAGAGCCGCCAGCAGGAGGTCTCGGACATGTCCCGTAACCTCAAGCTCCTCGCCAAGGAGCTGGAGATCCCGGTCATCGCGCTCTCCCAGCTCAACCGTGGCCCCGAGCAGCGCACCGACAAGAAGCCCATGGTCTCGGACCTGCGTGAGTCGGGCTCCATCGAGCAGGACGCCGACATGGTCATCCTGCTGCACCGCGAGGACGCCTACGAGAAGGAGTCCCCGCGCGCGGGCGAGGCCGACCTGATCGTGGCCAAGCACCGCAACGGCCCCACGGCCACCATCACGGTCGCCTTCCAGGGCCACTACTCCCGGTTCGTGGACATGGCCCAGACCTGA
- the femX gene encoding peptidoglycan bridge formation glycyltransferase FemX: protein MSLTLRTISREQHLAYIQSLPSASHMQVPAWADVKAEWRSENLGWFDDRTGELVGAGLVLYRQLPKIKRYLAYLPEGPVINWFAPNLDDWIQPMLAHLKQQGAFSVKMGPPVIIRRWNADTIKRGIQDQDVKRLRDLEADFIEPRAFEVADKLRRMGWQQGEDGGAGFGDVQPRYVFQVPLANRSLEEVHKNFNQLWRRNIKKAEKAGVEVVQGGYQDLPEWQRLYEITAVRDHFRPRPLSYFQRMWTALNTEDPNRMRLYFARHNGVNLSAATMLIVGGHVWYSYGASDNIGREVRPSNAMQWRMLRDAYALGATVYDLRGISDSLDETDHLFGLIQFKVGTGGQAAEYLGEWDFPLNKLLHKALDIYMSRR from the coding sequence ATGAGCCTGACCCTGAGGACCATCAGCCGCGAGCAACATCTGGCCTACATCCAGAGCCTGCCGTCGGCGAGCCACATGCAGGTTCCGGCCTGGGCCGATGTGAAGGCGGAGTGGCGCTCGGAGAACCTCGGCTGGTTCGACGACCGCACCGGCGAGCTGGTCGGCGCCGGCCTGGTCCTCTACCGCCAGCTGCCCAAGATCAAGCGCTATCTCGCCTATCTGCCGGAAGGCCCGGTCATCAACTGGTTCGCGCCGAACCTGGACGACTGGATCCAGCCGATGCTGGCGCACCTGAAGCAGCAGGGCGCCTTCTCGGTGAAGATGGGGCCGCCCGTGATCATCCGGCGCTGGAACGCCGACACGATCAAGAGGGGTATCCAGGACCAGGACGTCAAGCGCCTGCGCGACCTGGAGGCCGACTTCATCGAGCCGCGCGCCTTCGAGGTGGCGGACAAGCTGCGCCGTATGGGCTGGCAGCAGGGCGAGGACGGCGGCGCCGGCTTCGGTGACGTACAGCCGCGCTACGTCTTCCAGGTGCCGCTGGCCAACCGCTCCCTGGAAGAGGTCCACAAGAACTTCAACCAGCTGTGGCGGCGTAACATCAAGAAGGCCGAGAAGGCCGGCGTCGAGGTCGTCCAGGGCGGCTACCAGGACCTGCCCGAGTGGCAGCGGCTGTACGAGATCACCGCGGTGCGCGACCACTTCCGGCCCCGCCCGCTGTCGTACTTCCAGCGCATGTGGACGGCCCTCAACACCGAGGACCCCAACCGGATGCGCCTGTACTTCGCCCGCCACAACGGCGTGAACCTGTCCGCGGCGACGATGCTGATCGTCGGCGGGCACGTCTGGTACTCCTACGGCGCCTCGGACAACATCGGCCGTGAGGTGCGGCCCTCGAACGCGATGCAGTGGCGGATGCTGCGCGACGCCTATGCGCTCGGCGCCACCGTCTACGACCTGCGCGGCATCTCCGACTCCCTGGACGAGACGGACCACCTGTTCGGTCTGATCCAGTTCAAGGTCGGCACCGGCGGTCAGGCGGCCGAGTACCTGGGCGAGTGGGACTTCCCGCTGAACAAGCTGCTCCACAAGGCACTCGACATCTACATGTCGCGCCGCTGA
- a CDS encoding single-stranded DNA-binding protein, producing the protein MAGETVITVIGNLVDDPELRFTPSGAAVAKFRVASTPRTFDRQTNEWKDGESLFLTCSVWRQAAENVAESLQRGMRVIVQGRLKQRSYEDREGVKRTVYELDVEEVGPSLRNATAKVTKTAGGARGGQGGYGGGGGQGGGGWGGGPGGGQQGGGAPADDPWATGAPAGGQQGGGGWGGGSGGGGGYSDEPPF; encoded by the coding sequence ATGGCAGGCGAGACCGTCATCACGGTCATCGGCAATCTTGTCGACGACCCCGAGCTGCGCTTCACCCCGTCCGGTGCGGCGGTCGCGAAGTTCCGTGTCGCGTCCACCCCCCGCACCTTCGACCGCCAGACGAACGAGTGGAAGGACGGCGAGAGCCTGTTCCTGACCTGCTCGGTCTGGCGTCAGGCGGCGGAGAACGTCGCCGAGTCGCTCCAGCGAGGCATGCGCGTCATCGTGCAGGGCCGGCTGAAGCAGCGGTCCTACGAGGACCGTGAGGGCGTCAAGCGCACGGTCTACGAGCTGGACGTCGAGGAAGTCGGCCCCAGCCTGCGCAACGCCACGGCCAAGGTCACCAAGACCGCCGGTGGCGCCCGCGGTGGCCAGGGCGGTTACGGCGGCGGTGGCGGCCAGGGTGGCGGCGGCTGGGGCGGAGGCCCCGGTGGCGGCCAGCAGGGCGGCGGCGCTCCGGCCGACGACCCCTGGGCGACCGGCGCTCCCGCCGGCGGCCAGCAGGGTGGCGGCGGCTGGGGCGGAGGCTCCGGCGGCGGTGGCGGCTACTCGGACGAGCCCCCCTTCTAG
- the rpsF gene encoding 30S ribosomal protein S6: MRHYEVMVILDPDLEERAVSPLIENFLSVVRNGGGKVEKVDTWGRRRLAYEIKKKPEGIYSVIDLQAEPAVVKELDRQMNLNESVLRTKVLRPETH, translated from the coding sequence ATGCGTCACTACGAGGTGATGGTCATCCTCGACCCCGATCTCGAGGAGCGCGCTGTCTCCCCGCTGATCGAGAACTTCCTGTCCGTCGTCCGTAACGGCGGCGGCAAGGTTGAGAAGGTCGACACCTGGGGCCGTCGTCGTCTCGCCTACGAGATCAAGAAGAAGCCCGAGGGCATCTACTCGGTCATCGACCTGCAGGCCGAGCCTGCGGTCGTCAAGGAGCTCGACCGCCAGATGAACCTGAACGAGTCGGTCCTCCGGACCAAGGTCCTCCGCCCCGAGACCCACTGA
- a CDS encoding MATE family efflux transporter: protein MTQAPAMPEATRRRHDREIVALAVPAFGALVAEPLFVMADSAIVGHLGTAQLAGLGVASALLTTAVSVFVFLAYATTAAVARRVGAGDLQAAIRQGMDGIWLALLLGIAVIAVVLPLAPGIVDLFGASATAAPYATTYLRISSLGIPAMLIVLAATGVLRGLQNTRTPLYVAVAGFLANGALNAGLVYGAGLGIAGSAWGTVVAQCGMAAVYLSVVVRGARRHGASLRPDVPGIRASAQAGVPLLVRTLSLRAILVIATAVAAHLGDADIAAHQITLSLWNLLAFALDAIAIAGQAIIGRYLGANDARGAREACRRMVQWGIATGVVLGLLVVSARPLFLPLFTSDPVVKDAALPALLMVALSQPICGIVFVLDGVLMGAGDGPYLAGAMVVTLAVFAPAALLVPALGGGLTALWAAMTLMMTTRLLTLWLRTRSGRWIVTGATR from the coding sequence ATGACACAGGCTCCCGCGATGCCCGAGGCCACCCGCCGGCGCCACGATCGAGAGATCGTGGCGTTGGCCGTCCCTGCCTTCGGCGCGCTCGTCGCGGAGCCCCTCTTCGTCATGGCGGACAGTGCCATCGTCGGACATCTCGGGACCGCCCAGCTCGCCGGTCTCGGTGTCGCCTCGGCCCTGCTCACCACCGCGGTGAGCGTCTTCGTCTTCCTGGCTTACGCCACCACCGCGGCCGTGGCCCGGCGCGTCGGCGCCGGAGATCTGCAGGCCGCCATCCGCCAGGGCATGGATGGCATCTGGCTGGCGCTGCTCCTCGGCATCGCCGTCATCGCCGTCGTCCTCCCCCTGGCGCCGGGCATCGTGGACCTCTTCGGCGCCTCGGCGACCGCCGCTCCCTATGCCACGACCTATCTGCGCATCTCCTCGCTGGGCATCCCGGCGATGCTGATCGTCCTCGCCGCCACCGGAGTCCTCCGCGGGCTGCAGAACACCAGGACCCCGCTCTATGTCGCCGTCGCGGGCTTCCTCGCCAACGGCGCGCTCAACGCCGGGCTCGTGTACGGCGCGGGACTCGGCATCGCCGGTTCGGCCTGGGGAACCGTCGTCGCCCAGTGCGGCATGGCCGCCGTCTATCTCTCCGTGGTCGTGCGCGGGGCACGTCGGCACGGGGCTTCCCTCCGCCCCGACGTGCCCGGCATCAGGGCCTCGGCTCAGGCAGGCGTTCCGCTCCTGGTCCGTACGTTGTCGCTGCGGGCGATCCTCGTGATTGCCACGGCGGTCGCGGCGCATCTGGGCGACGCCGACATAGCCGCCCACCAGATCACCCTGTCCCTGTGGAACCTGCTGGCCTTCGCTCTCGACGCGATTGCGATCGCAGGACAGGCCATCATCGGCCGCTACCTCGGAGCGAACGACGCCCGAGGGGCCCGTGAGGCCTGCCGTCGCATGGTCCAGTGGGGCATCGCCACCGGTGTGGTCCTCGGCCTTCTCGTAGTGTCGGCCCGTCCGCTCTTCCTGCCGTTGTTCACGAGTGACCCCGTGGTCAAGGACGCCGCCCTGCCCGCACTGCTGATGGTGGCGCTCTCGCAGCCGATCTGCGGGATCGTCTTCGTGCTGGACGGCGTCCTGATGGGCGCCGGCGACGGGCCGTACCTGGCCGGAGCCATGGTCGTCACCCTCGCCGTGTTCGCCCCGGCCGCCCTGCTGGTCCCCGCCCTCGGCGGAGGTCTCACTGCACTGTGGGCCGCGATGACCCTCATGATGACCACCCGCTTGCTGACGTTGTGGCTGCGTACGCGGTCGGGGCGCTGGATCGTGACCGGCGCGACCCGATGA
- a CDS encoding TnsA-like heteromeric transposase endonuclease subunit, producing MVEDLEWPSVPLGLLREARPWRMFRWYKGQQHYSGTYWSATVGDHVIYESRLELGRLLFADFAPEVRHIIAQPFMLKADVDGKVRKHIPDYLLVKDDGPVVVDVKPRYRLEKPEIAFTFAWTREAVTSRGWQYEVWSEPDPFVLENVRFLAGYRRAWLFDPDLVSALRAADLDGMSLGDAFRLLPQCPRPLVKSAVLHLLWSGHVTTALDRPLSSAHMLRTAA from the coding sequence GTGGTGGAGGACCTGGAGTGGCCGTCGGTGCCACTCGGGCTGCTGCGGGAGGCCCGGCCGTGGCGGATGTTCCGCTGGTACAAGGGGCAGCAGCACTATTCGGGCACGTACTGGTCGGCGACAGTGGGCGACCACGTGATCTACGAGTCGCGGCTGGAGCTGGGGCGGCTGCTGTTCGCCGACTTTGCCCCGGAGGTGCGGCACATCATCGCCCAGCCGTTCATGCTCAAGGCCGACGTGGACGGCAAGGTTCGCAAGCACATCCCGGACTATCTGCTGGTGAAGGATGACGGGCCGGTGGTCGTGGACGTCAAGCCGCGCTACCGGCTTGAGAAGCCGGAGATCGCGTTCACGTTCGCCTGGACGCGGGAGGCGGTCACTTCGCGCGGGTGGCAGTACGAGGTGTGGAGTGAACCGGATCCGTTCGTGCTGGAGAACGTCCGTTTCCTCGCCGGCTACCGCCGCGCCTGGCTGTTCGACCCGGATCTGGTGTCCGCGCTGCGGGCTGCGGATCTGGATGGGATGTCGCTGGGCGATGCTTTCCGGCTGCTCCCGCAGTGTCCTCGGCCGCTGGTGAAGTCGGCAGTACTGCACCTGCTGTGGTCTGGGCATGTGACGACCGCGCTGGACCGGCCGCTGAGCTCGGCGCACATGCTGCGGACGGCCGCATGA
- the rpsR gene encoding 30S ribosomal protein S18: MAKPPVRKPKKKVCAFCKDKVTYVDYKDTNMLRKFISDRGKIRARRVTGNCTQHQRDVATAVKNSREMALLPYTSTAR; this comes from the coding sequence ATGGCGAAGCCGCCTGTGCGCAAGCCGAAGAAGAAGGTCTGCGCATTCTGCAAGGACAAGGTCACGTACGTGGACTACAAGGACACGAACATGCTGCGGAAGTTCATTTCCGACCGCGGCAAGATCCGTGCCCGCCGCGTGACCGGCAACTGCACGCAGCACCAGCGTGACGTCGCCACGGCCGTGAAGAACAGCCGTGAGATGGCGCTGCTGCCCTACACGTCCACCGCGCGCTAA